In uncultured Desulfovibrio sp., one DNA window encodes the following:
- a CDS encoding TAXI family TRAP transporter solute-binding subunit: protein MKKIMSLFLACGLLLGAASAALADGKRLTLATGGTSGVYFPLGGAIAQVISTKSDGKFSVTAQATGASGENMRLVQANDVDFAMVQNDVADAAYKGTPPFRPDNKMTDVMAMGRLYPEYLHVVASTDSGVKKLEDFKGKKVSVGARGSGNEVNCRQIFQYFGLDYKNVEPIFLPYGETADQFKDRQLDGFVFTIGTPNPAIQDITTAQSVQFIPVEGAKVDELVGKFPFLVKDAIPAGTYKGQDKPVPTLSVQCILIVNKNMSDDDVYAMTKALYENLDDVAKAHNKGTEISVAHAADGITIPFHPGAARYFAEKGIKLPQ, encoded by the coding sequence ATGAAAAAAATCATGAGTCTCTTCCTGGCCTGCGGTCTGCTGCTGGGGGCCGCCTCCGCCGCCCTTGCCGACGGCAAGCGCCTGACCCTGGCCACCGGCGGCACGTCCGGCGTCTACTTTCCGCTGGGCGGGGCCATCGCCCAGGTGATCAGCACCAAGAGTGACGGCAAATTCTCGGTGACGGCGCAGGCCACAGGGGCCTCCGGCGAAAACATGCGCCTGGTGCAGGCCAATGACGTGGACTTTGCCATGGTGCAGAACGATGTGGCCGACGCCGCCTACAAGGGCACGCCCCCCTTCCGGCCCGACAACAAGATGACCGATGTGATGGCCATGGGCCGTCTGTATCCCGAATATCTGCACGTGGTGGCCAGCACCGACAGCGGCGTGAAGAAGCTGGAAGACTTCAAGGGCAAGAAGGTTTCCGTGGGCGCCCGCGGCAGCGGCAATGAAGTGAACTGCCGCCAGATATTCCAGTACTTCGGCCTGGACTACAAGAATGTGGAACCCATCTTCCTGCCCTATGGCGAAACCGCCGACCAGTTCAAGGACCGTCAGCTTGACGGCTTTGTCTTCACCATCGGCACCCCCAACCCGGCCATTCAGGACATCACCACGGCCCAGAGCGTGCAGTTCATTCCTGTGGAAGGCGCAAAGGTGGACGAACTGGTGGGCAAGTTCCCCTTCCTCGTCAAGGATGCCATCCCGGCCGGCACCTACAAGGGACAGGACAAGCCCGTGCCCACCCTGTCCGTGCAGTGCATTCTGATTGTGAACAAGAACATGTCCGATGATGACGTGTATGCCATGACCAAGGCCCTGTATGAAAATCTTGACGATGTGGCCAAGGCCCACAACAAGGGAACGGAAATTTCCGTGGCACATGCGGCTGACGGCATCACCATTCCCTTCCATCCCGGCGCTGCCAGATACTTTGCGGAAAAGGGCATCAAGCTGCCCCAGTAA
- a CDS encoding glycine zipper domain-containing protein, with amino-acid sequence MPRRFFSLLLVLVFAVTVLPGCQSKYGAQKTTVNYYPQCYTPVAQLRKDENSVARSTATGAAGGALLGALIGGLATGKVEGALAGAVAGGAAGAVGGNVYGKSQARQRDAQYVRAYVQQLGSEAAAMDRATAAATVAMKCYDKEFKLASQQFRAGQITRVEYEARYKEIRSGLEETSFILKSTMDTMRQRDAEYQRTLAGEFSNAQPRKAQATPVARQSSTWKASRQKMEDTNSQLEGRLVAYEKVFQADTI; translated from the coding sequence ATGCCGCGTCGTTTCTTCAGCCTGCTGCTCGTGCTCGTTTTTGCCGTTACGGTGCTTCCGGGCTGCCAGAGCAAGTATGGCGCCCAGAAAACCACTGTCAATTATTATCCCCAGTGCTATACGCCTGTGGCGCAGCTGCGCAAGGATGAAAACAGCGTGGCCCGGAGCACGGCCACCGGCGCTGCCGGGGGTGCCCTGCTGGGCGCGCTCATCGGCGGCCTGGCCACGGGCAAGGTGGAAGGTGCCCTGGCCGGTGCCGTGGCCGGTGGCGCTGCCGGTGCCGTGGGCGGGAATGTGTACGGCAAGTCGCAGGCCCGCCAGCGCGATGCCCAGTATGTGCGCGCCTATGTGCAGCAGCTGGGCAGCGAGGCTGCCGCCATGGATCGTGCCACGGCAGCGGCCACCGTGGCCATGAAGTGCTATGACAAGGAATTCAAGCTGGCCTCGCAGCAGTTCCGGGCCGGGCAGATCACCCGGGTGGAGTATGAGGCCCGCTACAAGGAAATCCGTTCCGGCCTGGAGGAAACCTCCTTCATTCTCAAGAGCACCATGGATACCATGCGCCAGCGCGATGCCGAATACCAGCGCACGCTGGCCGGTGAATTCAGCAATGCCCAGCCCAGAAAGGCACAGGCGACGCCCGTGGCCCGGCAGTCTTCCACCTGGAAGGCCTCTCGCCAGAAGATGGAAGACACCAACAGCCAGCTGGAAGGACGGCTGGTGGCCTATGAAAAGGTTTTTCAGGCCGACACCATCTGA
- a CDS encoding SrfA family protein — MNNRIATSQRRQMRALAVQGIFATDCHAQLHELLLRHLGPAHASLLAEPQHDAATGSIDWYADCPGTAVPCRDLPPDEAAAVKARAASLAADIGSLARRLADRQQDAHALSGGLLALTCLHHDADDLYAVNGQPVLINWGFAPGGAGAEPQDLARLGTTAPAPAVVPVTPAPPLPPQRAGCAGWLLPLLLLLLLLWLLLSALGWLPLWLPASCVPQPDRSALQAEQERAGRLESELDSLLRQLREKAELCRPAPPPAPDPAPAPEPPAEQPRADVVEPFFGETPVEPDPVPAPKPQPAPAPSVQQPKPAPKPAPRPAPRKGEEMQIPKDAAQKKDLSFLEGCWVSETGLFSHPANKPVIAEYCFDKNGRGRRFVREEGGRVCSGPSQARFTNGQLQFDAGPATCPRGGRFVPQRVDCRGSQDRTQCRGQELDGKKSTWKARFRRK; from the coding sequence ATGAACAACCGTATCGCCACATCACAGCGACGGCAGATGCGTGCGCTGGCCGTGCAGGGCATTTTTGCCACAGACTGCCATGCCCAGCTGCACGAGCTGCTGCTGCGGCATCTGGGGCCTGCCCATGCCAGTCTGCTGGCCGAGCCGCAGCACGACGCCGCCACAGGCAGCATCGACTGGTATGCCGACTGTCCGGGAACGGCTGTGCCCTGCCGTGATCTTCCCCCCGACGAGGCAGCGGCCGTCAAGGCCCGTGCCGCAAGCCTTGCCGCCGATATCGGCAGCCTGGCCCGCCGCCTGGCCGACAGGCAGCAGGACGCGCATGCCCTGTCCGGCGGCCTGCTGGCCCTGACGTGCCTGCATCATGATGCGGATGATTTGTATGCCGTCAACGGACAGCCGGTACTCATCAACTGGGGCTTTGCCCCCGGAGGCGCCGGGGCCGAGCCGCAGGACCTTGCCCGCCTGGGCACGACTGCGCCAGCTCCGGCCGTGGTGCCCGTAACGCCGGCGCCTCCCCTGCCCCCGCAACGTGCGGGCTGCGCGGGCTGGCTGCTGCCCCTGCTGCTTTTGCTGCTTCTGCTCTGGCTGCTGCTGTCGGCTCTGGGCTGGCTGCCCCTGTGGCTGCCGGCCTCCTGCGTGCCGCAGCCGGATCGAAGCGCCCTGCAGGCAGAGCAGGAACGTGCCGGCCGCCTGGAAAGCGAGCTGGACAGCCTGCTGCGGCAGCTGCGGGAAAAGGCGGAGCTGTGCCGTCCTGCGCCGCCGCCTGCCCCTGACCCTGCGCCAGCGCCGGAGCCGCCGGCGGAACAGCCGCGGGCCGATGTGGTGGAACCCTTCTTTGGCGAAACGCCTGTGGAGCCTGATCCTGTTCCCGCGCCCAAACCGCAGCCTGCACCTGCGCCGAGCGTTCAGCAGCCCAAGCCGGCACCGAAGCCTGCCCCCCGGCCTGCGCCGCGCAAGGGCGAGGAAATGCAGATTCCCAAGGATGCCGCCCAAAAGAAGGATCTGAGTTTTCTGGAAGGCTGCTGGGTCAGCGAGACGGGACTGTTCTCACATCCGGCCAACAAGCCCGTCATCGCCGAATACTGCTTTGACAAGAACGGGCGTGGCCGCCGCTTTGTTCGCGAAGAGGGCGGGCGCGTCTGCAGCGGTCCGTCGCAGGCGCGCTTCACCAATGGCCAGTTGCAGTTTGATGCCGGGCCGGCCACCTGCCCGCGCGGAGGCCGCTTTGTCCCGCAACGGGTTGATTGCCGGGGTTCCCAGGACCGCACCCAGTGCAGGGGCCAGGAGCTGGACGGCAAGAAGAGTACCTGGAAGGCGCGCTTCCGGCGCAAGTAG
- a CDS encoding serine protease has translation MTQNPQPADAGTPADPSRESTGQASSGQNTAAPAAQAPPLPVYKRPLFWSLLLLLLLLALLGWLIHTQMEKAREREQAYQAELDAAKQQNAAREAYLQQLRDLLRQEPCVIKERLAVLPPPPPGLSLPDPLLPGTAGEQQTPRPQADAPSQELPAASSPDTSGPAVPPASVAQLLEQGTVLVLAMQGQGLSQGSGFFISRQHVLTNGHVVGDAREAVIINKATAKVVRAAIRHRVQNGSQDFAVLELAAPAPITPLPLCFSVQRTEKVSAWGFPGAVTHDDPQFRALLEGNASAVPEVVYSEGAVNVVQQHNPPLIIHSATVSQGSSGGPLVNAAGQVVGINTFIKLDDVSYRQSSIAVVSTEIARVLKQWGIAYVTATNTPPAAGSDAAAESARPATAPAPEGAPAAPASGLSEG, from the coding sequence ATGACACAGAATCCGCAACCCGCCGATGCCGGAACCCCTGCCGATCCCTCCCGGGAGTCCACCGGGCAGGCATCCTCCGGGCAAAACACTGCCGCACCGGCAGCACAGGCGCCCCCCCTGCCCGTGTACAAGCGCCCTCTGTTCTGGAGCCTGCTGCTTCTGCTGCTTCTGCTGGCCCTGCTCGGCTGGCTCATCCATACGCAGATGGAAAAGGCACGGGAACGCGAGCAGGCGTACCAGGCCGAGCTGGATGCGGCCAAACAGCAGAACGCGGCCCGAGAAGCCTATCTGCAACAGCTGCGGGACCTGCTGCGGCAGGAACCGTGCGTCATCAAGGAACGTCTGGCCGTGCTGCCGCCGCCTCCGCCGGGGCTGAGCCTGCCTGATCCTCTGCTGCCCGGCACCGCCGGGGAGCAGCAGACGCCGCGCCCGCAGGCGGATGCACCCTCTCAGGAGCTTCCTGCCGCCTCTTCCCCTGATACGTCTGGTCCGGCGGTGCCGCCCGCTTCCGTGGCGCAGCTGCTGGAACAGGGCACGGTGCTGGTCCTGGCCATGCAGGGGCAGGGTCTGTCGCAGGGATCCGGCTTCTTCATTTCCCGGCAGCATGTGCTGACCAATGGGCACGTGGTGGGCGATGCCCGGGAGGCTGTCATCATCAACAAGGCGACGGCCAAGGTGGTCAGGGCCGCCATCCGGCATCGCGTGCAGAATGGCAGTCAGGATTTTGCCGTGCTGGAGCTGGCTGCTCCGGCCCCCATCACGCCGCTGCCCCTCTGCTTTTCCGTGCAGCGCACCGAAAAGGTAAGCGCCTGGGGTTTTCCCGGCGCCGTCACCCATGACGATCCCCAGTTCCGGGCGCTGCTGGAAGGCAATGCCTCCGCGGTTCCCGAAGTGGTCTACAGCGAGGGGGCCGTCAATGTGGTGCAGCAGCACAACCCGCCGCTCATCATCCATTCGGCCACGGTTTCCCAGGGCAGCAGCGGCGGTCCCCTGGTCAATGCCGCCGGCCAGGTGGTGGGGATCAATACCTTTATCAAGCTGGACGATGTGTCCTACCGCCAGTCAAGCATTGCCGTGGTCAGCACGGAGATAGCCCGGGTGCTGAAGCAGTGGGGCATTGCCTACGTGACCGCCACGAACACGCCGCCGGCCGCAGGAAGCGATGCTGCGGCAGAGAGCGCCCGGCCCGCCACCGCTCCGGCGCCGGAGGGGGCGCCTGCGGCGCCCGCTTCCGGCCTGTCCGAAGGATAG
- a CDS encoding SrfA family protein has product MAAAPTLLTSSPLAGMQRLAVRGIFVADCHEQLRGIILRGLGPQQAALLAEPACDPVSRRVDWYTSRTGQAVPLAALPEEEARALREKTARYVAEIHSLARQEAAHAAGGGSLSADLLSLAVSQTDDGNLWSVGGEPVLVNWGYAAGMDGVLPQDLARLGTTAPAPAVVPVTPAPPLPPQRAGCAGWLLPLLLLLLLLWLLLSALGWLPLWLPASCVPQPDRSALQAEQERAGRLESELDSLLRQLREKAELCRPAPPPAPDPAPAPEPPAEQPRADVVEPFFGETPVEPDPVPAPKPKPAPAPSVQPKPAPKPAPRPAPRKGEAMQIPKDAAQKKDLSFLEGCWSSETGLTSSRTGGPVVVEYCFDKNGNGSRFEREEGGDVCRGPGKARFKGNRLYMESEYARCPGGRNYVPHWIECTGTGNSTLCNGREGDPKRTRWKARFTRK; this is encoded by the coding sequence ATGGCTGCCGCCCCTACCCTGCTCACCTCCTCGCCCCTGGCCGGCATGCAGCGTCTGGCCGTGCGCGGCATTTTTGTGGCGGATTGTCATGAGCAGCTGCGCGGCATCATCCTGCGCGGGCTGGGACCGCAGCAGGCCGCCCTGTTGGCGGAGCCGGCATGTGATCCCGTGTCCCGGCGGGTGGACTGGTACACGTCCCGCACGGGGCAGGCCGTTCCCCTTGCCGCCCTGCCGGAGGAGGAAGCCCGCGCTCTGCGGGAAAAGACGGCCCGCTATGTGGCGGAAATTCACAGCCTGGCCCGTCAGGAAGCGGCCCATGCCGCTGGTGGCGGCTCCCTTTCTGCCGACCTACTGTCGCTGGCGGTGAGCCAGACGGATGACGGCAATCTGTGGAGCGTGGGTGGCGAACCGGTACTGGTGAACTGGGGCTATGCCGCCGGCATGGACGGGGTTCTGCCACAGGACCTTGCCCGCCTGGGCACGACTGCGCCAGCTCCGGCCGTGGTGCCCGTAACGCCGGCGCCTCCCCTGCCCCCGCAACGTGCGGGCTGCGCGGGCTGGCTGCTGCCCCTGCTGCTTTTGCTGCTTCTGCTCTGGCTGCTGCTGTCGGCTCTGGGCTGGCTGCCCCTGTGGCTGCCGGCCTCCTGCGTGCCGCAGCCGGATCGAAGCGCCCTGCAGGCAGAGCAGGAACGTGCCGGCCGCCTGGAAAGCGAGCTGGACAGCCTGCTGCGGCAGCTGCGGGAAAAGGCGGAGCTGTGCCGTCCTGCGCCGCCGCCTGCCCCTGACCCTGCGCCAGCGCCGGAGCCGCCGGCGGAACAGCCGCGGGCCGATGTGGTGGAACCCTTCTTTGGCGAAACGCCTGTGGAGCCTGATCCCGTCCCCGCGCCCAAACCGAAACCCGCACCTGCGCCGAGCGTCCAGCCCAAGCCGGCACCGAAGCCTGCCCCCCGGCCTGCGCCGCGCAAGGGCGAGGCCATGCAGATTCCCAAGGATGCTGCCCAAAAGAAGGACCTGAGCTTTTTGGAAGGCTGTTGGTCCAGTGAAACCGGTCTCACCAGCTCCCGGACCGGTGGCCCCGTGGTGGTGGAATACTGCTTTGACAAGAACGGTAACGGCTCCCGCTTTGAGCGTGAAGAAGGCGGCGATGTCTGCCGTGGGCCGGGCAAGGCCCGCTTCAAGGGCAATCGGCTGTATATGGAATCGGAATATGCCCGTTGTCCCGGCGGACGGAACTATGTGCCGCACTGGATCGAATGTACCGGAACGGGCAATTCCACCCTGTGCAACGGGCGTGAAGGAGACCCCAAGAGGACGCGCTGGAAGGCTCGTTTCACACGCAAGTAG
- a CDS encoding virulence factor SrfB has translation MESLPHYLSPISLIPGGCPQFLDLSLPVETLRKLRRHFREERKTATEEAGRYKHYLRCVVESGDGYVDQLTAQPCAPDYDMTAERCLEVWDGQWLPVPFLRTLDQLWPDGSKRFEYGPSNWARAYVTRRETAPDQVRVVIIFDTQVEDRPAEGERYFALSPQDVAAHGHFMLAHHVRDNSWFLNEPWVDEWLSGIYGAYRQARYRGHGSWLDDSPYVLEHLASYMTWLDIVREALHDLAVQVINPERDIPVDVDFILDIGNSRTTGILVETLPQRPTNLNDSYLLELRDLDAPQHVYAEPFETRVEFVDAQFGNDALSRRSGRQTPAFAWPSCVRIGPEAARLATQAVCAEGCTGMSSPKRYLWDERAWQQTWRFNTGGKSEPMVSRGLFARQLNPEGTPLACFDDPLFKLSPALKKQQPEPIFESLFTRSSLMMFMMGEILTQALITINSPAIRARRELPNVPRRLRRLIFTVPTAMPVAEKRIFRRWVLWAVRVIWEGLGWERWYQPGNLKAVPASRDYRTSPQVRCDWDEASCSQLVYLYNELAVKQHGDAHHLFRLLGKPRAICQNRPCVRVASIDIGGGTTDLSITTYELASSEGETARIVPHTAFRDGFNVAGDEVLREVVANHVIPAISDALVRQGLPEPRPLIAQLFGRDAIGISQEDRNTRIRLVRQIAVPVALGLLASCESIHERDVVHTCTLRDFFLHAPQPAGAVDARSADGPGEEERFVPAFRAPCPQPAILEAVARLVRQAAPQVDRFDLLDVPITIRPSAVDHTIRSTLGPVLSALCELVHLYDCDVLLLTGRPSAWNGVVSQVLAKLPVPPDRILPMRQYHVGSWYPFADALGRIVDPKTTVVVGAILCALAEGHLEGFSFDSGALRLTSTARYIGELDINSKLSVPKVWFKVDVNSREEVERTHRVSFNGPLTIGYRQLAVERWPTTRYHLLTFATEAARNAASGKLPYTVELRLFVAGQWDDDPRPEDRDRRTEGEFAIDSVTNARGESVNVRDLEVRLQTLPLDEGYWLDTGTVIG, from the coding sequence ATGGAATCCCTTCCCCACTACCTTTCCCCCATCAGTCTGATTCCCGGCGGCTGCCCGCAGTTTCTGGACCTGAGCCTGCCGGTGGAAACCCTCAGGAAACTGCGCCGGCATTTTCGTGAGGAACGCAAGACCGCCACCGAAGAAGCGGGCCGCTACAAGCACTATCTGCGCTGTGTGGTGGAAAGCGGCGATGGCTATGTGGATCAGCTCACTGCCCAGCCCTGCGCCCCGGACTACGACATGACCGCCGAGCGCTGCCTGGAGGTCTGGGACGGTCAGTGGCTGCCCGTGCCCTTTCTGCGTACCCTGGACCAGCTTTGGCCCGACGGCAGCAAGCGCTTTGAATACGGTCCTTCCAACTGGGCCAGGGCCTATGTGACGCGCCGGGAAACGGCACCGGATCAGGTGCGCGTGGTCATCATCTTTGACACCCAGGTGGAGGATCGCCCTGCCGAAGGCGAGCGCTACTTTGCGCTTTCGCCGCAGGATGTGGCCGCGCACGGGCATTTTATGCTTGCCCACCATGTGCGTGACAATTCCTGGTTTCTCAATGAACCCTGGGTGGACGAGTGGCTGTCAGGCATTTACGGCGCCTATCGCCAGGCCCGGTACCGCGGGCATGGCTCGTGGCTGGATGACAGCCCCTACGTGCTGGAGCATCTGGCCTCGTACATGACCTGGCTGGATATTGTGCGCGAGGCCCTGCACGATCTGGCAGTGCAGGTCATCAATCCCGAACGGGACATCCCGGTGGATGTGGACTTCATTCTGGATATCGGCAATTCCCGTACCACGGGCATTCTGGTGGAAACCCTGCCGCAGCGCCCCACCAATCTCAATGACAGCTATCTGCTGGAGCTGCGTGATCTGGATGCCCCCCAGCATGTCTATGCCGAACCCTTTGAAACCCGTGTGGAATTTGTGGATGCCCAGTTCGGCAATGATGCCCTGAGCCGCCGTTCCGGCCGCCAGACGCCGGCCTTTGCCTGGCCTTCCTGCGTGCGCATCGGGCCGGAAGCCGCCCGCCTGGCCACACAGGCCGTCTGCGCCGAAGGCTGCACGGGCATGTCCAGTCCCAAGCGCTATCTGTGGGACGAGCGGGCCTGGCAACAGACCTGGCGCTTCAATACTGGCGGCAAGAGCGAACCCATGGTCAGCCGGGGGCTGTTTGCGCGCCAGCTCAACCCGGAGGGCACGCCCCTTGCCTGCTTTGACGACCCGCTGTTCAAGCTCAGCCCTGCCCTGAAAAAGCAGCAGCCGGAACCCATTTTCGAGTCGTTGTTCACGCGCTCCTCGCTCATGATGTTCATGATGGGCGAAATCCTCACCCAGGCGCTCATCACCATCAATTCGCCGGCCATCCGCGCCCGGCGCGAGCTGCCCAATGTGCCGCGCCGCCTGCGCCGCCTCATCTTCACGGTGCCCACGGCCATGCCCGTGGCCGAAAAGCGCATTTTCCGCCGCTGGGTGCTCTGGGCCGTGCGCGTTATCTGGGAAGGGCTGGGCTGGGAACGCTGGTATCAGCCCGGCAACCTCAAGGCGGTTCCTGCCAGCCGGGATTACCGCACCAGCCCGCAGGTGCGCTGCGACTGGGATGAGGCCAGCTGCTCGCAGCTTGTCTATCTGTACAACGAGCTGGCCGTCAAACAGCATGGTGACGCGCATCACCTTTTCCGCCTGCTGGGCAAGCCGCGCGCCATCTGCCAGAACCGGCCCTGCGTGCGCGTGGCCTCCATTGACATCGGCGGAGGCACCACGGACCTTTCCATCACCACCTATGAGCTGGCCAGCAGCGAGGGCGAGACCGCCCGCATTGTCCCCCACACGGCCTTTCGCGACGGCTTCAACGTAGCCGGGGACGAAGTGCTGCGGGAGGTGGTGGCCAATCATGTCATTCCTGCCATCAGCGATGCCCTGGTGCGCCAGGGGCTGCCGGAGCCGCGCCCGCTCATTGCCCAGCTTTTCGGACGGGATGCCATCGGCATTTCCCAGGAAGACCGCAATACGCGCATCCGGCTTGTCCGCCAGATTGCCGTGCCGGTGGCGCTGGGGCTGCTGGCCTCCTGCGAGTCCATCCACGAGCGCGATGTGGTGCACACCTGCACCCTGCGCGACTTTTTCCTGCATGCACCGCAGCCGGCCGGGGCGGTGGATGCGCGGTCCGCTGACGGGCCGGGCGAGGAGGAACGCTTTGTGCCCGCCTTCCGGGCGCCCTGTCCCCAGCCGGCCATTCTGGAGGCGGTGGCCCGCCTGGTGCGTCAGGCGGCCCCGCAGGTGGACCGGTTCGATCTGCTGGATGTGCCCATCACCATCCGTCCCTCGGCCGTGGACCATACCATCCGCTCCACCCTCGGCCCCGTTCTTTCGGCCCTGTGCGAGCTGGTGCACCTGTATGACTGCGACGTGCTCCTGCTGACGGGGCGGCCCAGCGCCTGGAACGGTGTGGTCTCGCAGGTGCTGGCCAAGCTGCCCGTGCCGCCGGATCGCATTCTGCCCATGCGTCAGTATCACGTGGGCAGCTGGTATCCCTTTGCCGATGCCCTGGGCCGCATTGTTGATCCCAAGACCACCGTAGTTGTGGGGGCCATTCTCTGCGCGCTGGCCGAGGGTCATCTGGAAGGCTTTTCCTTTGACTCCGGCGCCCTGCGCCTTACCTCCACGGCACGCTATATCGGCGAACTGGACATCAATAGCAAGCTCTCTGTCCCCAAGGTCTGGTTCAAGGTGGACGTGAACAGCCGGGAAGAGGTGGAGCGCACGCACCGCGTTTCCTTCAACGGTCCCCTGACCATTGGCTACCGGCAGCTGGCGGTGGAGCGCTGGCCCACCACACGCTACCATCTGCTGACCTTTGCCACCGAGGCAGCCCGCAATGCCGCGTCGGGCAAGCTGCCCTATACGGTGGAGCTGCGCCTGTTCGTGGCCGGCCAGTGGGACGACGACCCGCGCCCCGAAGACAGGGACAGACGCACCGAAGGGGAATTTGCCATTGACAGCGTGACCAATGCCCGGGGCGAAAGCGTCAATGTGCGCGACCTGGAAGTCCGCCTGCAAACCCTGCCGCTGGACGAGGGCTACTGGCTCGATACGGGAACGGTCATAGGCTAG